In the genome of Phycisphaerales bacterium, one region contains:
- a CDS encoding serine/threonine protein kinase: MNAPRSEPDPIERSTRVRAVARECIRKRAAGNTLSDDEVLAAHADLLPELKIELRKLAAIEGALERAALPRVPSAVETGTNPDENVEGFIGALPGYTLLGEIHRGGQGVVYLAMHAATRREVAIKVLREGPFAGADERVRFEREVQILATLKHPNIVTIHDSGSVAGRHYFVMDYIAGLPFDEYVQQRTAQAGTLPTARQQREESEHILAVFGKLCDAVEAAHLRGVIHRDLKPSNVRVTENGEPHVLDFGLAKLTGTQAEATDEVTMTRSGQFVGSLPWASPEQAAGRRHELDVRTDVYSLGVMLYQALTGHFPYEVRGPLHEVIQNILSVEPRRPRSLHTGISDELQTIVLTCLNKQRERRYGSAGELGRDLRRYLAGAPIDAKRDSGWYVLRKTLARHRAVAAVAASFFVLTVAAATTFALLYRSAARERVRAERAYQVADHGFRLAEDRAEQLRRTAYFNTIALAQAALEAENTLRLSQLLEECPEDLRDWEWHYLRRFTDTSVGTLLGHTLEVRAAVFSPDDTLVASAAVDRTIRIWSTATGMEFRLLTGHEMSANAVAFLPDNERVVSTSNDNTVRLWNVRTGELLEAWRGHTANVNGVAVAPDGRIIASASSDGTIRLWNPATGESGVPLTGHTERIRCIAFSPDGAYLVSGGEDSTVRLWSVSGSHEVRTIAGHGGVVRAVAYSPDGQLIASSSNDTSVRLWNPATGAEVDVIACHPELPGGIAFSPDRRHLAICLGLVIRVWDLEERQFVATHYGHIAAVHAVAFSSDGAWLCSASADGTVRVWSATDSQPSTRLQVHTDLVRGVAVSPDNQQVISAGRDGAIRATDVERTESRRIARQPLGNIDALALSHDGRRSATGGFDGKVFVWDMDTGALLHRLEGHSQNIFGLAFSPDDHLLASTGFDGEIVLWDADRGVIVRRVFSGSERLYRVTFSPDGAQVAAAGSDGVVHLWDPVSGEEVGRLEGHEGIVIAVAYSPDGAMIATGGHDRTVRIWDACSGAATHLLRGHRGYVQSLTFSPDGRRLASGGYDGQLCLWDPWYGRIALSFRAHSGGILGLAFSPDGHWLVSASNDTSLRLWRAKPRRGHGGAPIPH; this comes from the coding sequence ATGAATGCACCGCGGAGCGAGCCGGATCCCATTGAGCGCTCCACACGTGTGCGCGCCGTGGCGCGGGAGTGTATTCGAAAGCGCGCGGCCGGAAACACCCTCTCGGACGACGAAGTTCTCGCCGCCCACGCGGATCTCCTGCCGGAGCTGAAAATTGAACTGCGCAAGCTGGCGGCGATCGAAGGGGCCCTGGAGCGCGCCGCCCTGCCACGCGTCCCGTCGGCGGTGGAGACGGGCACGAACCCGGATGAGAACGTGGAGGGATTCATCGGCGCCTTGCCGGGATATACGCTGCTGGGCGAGATTCATCGCGGCGGCCAAGGCGTGGTGTACCTGGCGATGCACGCGGCCACCCGGCGTGAAGTGGCCATCAAGGTGCTGCGCGAGGGACCATTCGCCGGGGCTGATGAGCGGGTGCGCTTTGAGCGCGAAGTGCAGATCCTTGCGACGCTGAAACACCCCAACATCGTGACCATTCACGACAGCGGTAGTGTGGCAGGTCGACATTACTTCGTGATGGACTACATCGCGGGTCTGCCCTTCGACGAATATGTGCAGCAGCGCACCGCGCAGGCAGGTACGCTGCCCACCGCGCGGCAGCAGCGGGAGGAGAGCGAGCACATCCTGGCCGTGTTTGGCAAGCTTTGCGACGCAGTGGAAGCGGCGCACCTGCGCGGTGTGATTCACCGGGATCTCAAACCCAGCAACGTACGCGTGACGGAAAATGGCGAGCCGCACGTGCTCGATTTTGGCCTGGCGAAACTAACCGGCACGCAGGCCGAGGCGACGGACGAAGTGACGATGACCCGCAGCGGGCAGTTTGTCGGGTCACTGCCGTGGGCAAGCCCCGAACAGGCGGCCGGGCGGCGTCACGAGTTGGACGTGCGCACCGACGTTTATTCACTGGGAGTCATGCTGTATCAGGCCCTGACCGGTCACTTTCCATACGAAGTGCGTGGCCCACTCCACGAAGTGATCCAGAACATCCTGTCCGTGGAGCCGCGGCGACCACGCTCCCTGCACACGGGCATCAGCGACGAGCTGCAGACGATCGTGCTGACCTGCCTGAACAAGCAGCGCGAGCGTCGGTACGGCTCTGCGGGTGAGCTGGGGCGCGACCTGCGGCGTTACCTTGCTGGTGCACCGATCGATGCGAAACGCGATAGCGGCTGGTACGTGCTCCGCAAGACACTTGCGCGGCACAGAGCGGTAGCAGCGGTGGCCGCTTCATTTTTCGTACTTACCGTCGCGGCGGCGACCACGTTCGCCCTGCTGTACCGATCGGCCGCCCGGGAACGAGTACGGGCAGAGCGGGCGTACCAGGTCGCGGACCACGGCTTTCGCCTTGCGGAGGACCGGGCCGAGCAGCTCCGCCGAACCGCCTATTTCAACACCATCGCCCTGGCACAGGCGGCCCTTGAGGCGGAGAACACGCTGCGTCTGAGCCAACTGCTGGAGGAGTGCCCCGAGGACCTGCGCGACTGGGAGTGGCACTACCTTCGTCGGTTTACCGATACCAGTGTGGGCACTCTCCTGGGGCATACGCTGGAGGTGCGCGCCGCAGTGTTCTCACCGGATGACACCCTGGTTGCATCGGCGGCCGTAGATCGCACGATTCGGATCTGGAGCACGGCGACCGGGATGGAATTTCGGCTGCTCACCGGCCACGAGATGAGTGCGAACGCCGTCGCATTTCTACCGGACAACGAACGGGTTGTCTCCACCAGCAATGACAATACGGTCCGGTTGTGGAATGTACGAACAGGTGAGCTGCTCGAAGCGTGGCGCGGGCATACGGCCAACGTCAACGGCGTCGCCGTTGCTCCGGATGGCAGGATCATCGCATCGGCCAGCAGCGACGGGACCATACGCCTATGGAACCCTGCGACTGGAGAATCCGGCGTCCCGCTAACTGGGCATACAGAGCGAATCCGGTGTATCGCGTTCTCTCCCGATGGTGCCTACCTCGTCTCGGGGGGTGAGGATTCGACGGTCCGGCTGTGGTCCGTGTCTGGCAGTCACGAGGTGCGAACCATTGCCGGCCACGGCGGCGTAGTGCGGGCCGTGGCGTACAGCCCCGATGGACAGCTCATCGCATCGAGCAGCAACGATACGAGTGTCCGGCTCTGGAATCCGGCCACAGGCGCGGAGGTCGACGTGATTGCATGTCACCCCGAATTGCCCGGTGGTATTGCCTTCAGCCCGGACAGGCGGCACCTGGCGATTTGCCTGGGGCTCGTGATTCGTGTGTGGGACCTGGAGGAGCGGCAATTCGTCGCGACCCACTATGGCCACATTGCGGCTGTTCATGCTGTGGCCTTCTCGTCGGATGGAGCGTGGCTGTGTTCGGCCAGCGCCGACGGCACCGTCAGGGTGTGGTCGGCCACGGATTCGCAGCCATCCACGCGATTACAGGTGCATACGGATCTCGTGCGTGGTGTCGCGGTGTCGCCAGATAACCAGCAGGTGATCTCCGCAGGACGCGACGGCGCCATTCGCGCCACGGATGTGGAGCGTACCGAATCGCGCCGGATTGCTCGTCAGCCGCTGGGAAACATCGATGCGCTGGCGCTCAGTCACGATGGAAGGCGCAGCGCGACCGGTGGCTTTGACGGCAAGGTTTTCGTCTGGGACATGGATACGGGCGCCCTGCTGCATCGCTTGGAGGGGCACAGCCAGAATATCTTCGGCCTGGCCTTCTCGCCGGATGACCACCTGCTTGCCTCCACCGGTTTCGACGGCGAGATTGTGCTTTGGGATGCCGATCGCGGGGTAATCGTACGCCGTGTTTTCAGCGGTTCGGAACGGTTATATCGCGTGACCTTCTCACCGGATGGAGCACAGGTCGCAGCGGCGGGATCGGATGGCGTGGTACATCTCTGGGACCCGGTGTCAGGGGAGGAGGTCGGACGGCTCGAAGGTCACGAGGGGATCGTCATAGCGGTCGCGTACTCGCCGGATGGGGCGATGATTGCCACAGGTGGTCATGATCGGACCGTGCGTATTTGGGATGCGTGTAGCGGTGCGGCGACACATCTGTTGAGGGGGCACCGGGGGTACGTGCAGAGTCTCACCTTCTCTCCGGATGGTCGGCGGCTGGCTTCAGGGGGCTACGACGGCCAATTGTGTCTCTGGGATCCGTGGTACGGCAGGATCGCGCTGTCATTCCGGGCACACAGCGGGGGCATTCTGGGTTTGGCATTCTCGCCGGACGGGCACTGGCTCGTATCTGCCAGTAACGACACCTCGCTCCGCCTTTGGCGAGCCAAGCCGCGCCGGGGGCACGGCGGAGCCCCAATCCCGCACTGA
- a CDS encoding sigma-70 family RNA polymerase sigma factor yields MDEREENLLHAAVRGERAALEELLLTHYDRLARFIVPKLPPELRGSVGVEDVLQETFVRAAQGITQFAPAGPDAFFRWLARIAEHRLIDLLRAQRTAKRGGGRAAAQPAEWETSLVDLLGQLAGHERTPSHTAARQEAVEAVQVQLEQLPEDYRTVLRLRYVEGLPVAAIGERLGLTKAAAQMLCHRALRRMRDLLGPDSSYLSRKA; encoded by the coding sequence ATGGATGAGCGTGAGGAGAATCTGCTGCATGCAGCGGTGAGAGGAGAGCGGGCTGCGCTCGAGGAATTGCTCTTGACACACTACGACCGGCTGGCACGCTTCATCGTGCCGAAGCTGCCACCGGAGTTGCGCGGCAGTGTAGGGGTCGAAGATGTCCTGCAGGAAACCTTCGTGCGGGCCGCACAGGGGATCACGCAGTTCGCGCCGGCGGGTCCGGATGCGTTCTTCCGGTGGCTCGCGCGGATCGCTGAGCATCGGTTGATCGACCTGTTGCGCGCACAACGAACGGCGAAGCGCGGTGGCGGCCGGGCTGCGGCGCAACCGGCCGAATGGGAGACTTCACTCGTGGACCTGCTCGGTCAGTTGGCGGGTCACGAACGGACGCCGAGTCATACGGCTGCGCGGCAAGAGGCGGTCGAAGCGGTTCAGGTACAACTCGAACAACTACCCGAAGATTACCGTACGGTGCTGCGCCTGCGCTATGTCGAGGGGTTGCCGGTGGCCGCCATCGGGGAGCGCTTGGGGCTCACGAAAGCGGCGGCGCAGATGTTGTGCCACCGGGCGTTGCGGCGTATGCGGGATTTGCTGGGGCCGGACTCAAGCTACCTGAGTCGCAAGGCGTGA
- a CDS encoding DUF1080 domain-containing protein, whose product MEGGHLAHRHGGNWDSPRLDFFLTGSDVTSDAGRAELADFLVALRSTLAELNPPPSVRYLQHLTDEPTDTNATSYKALAEQVRTHMPGVRIFEATMSLALVGAVDVWCPQVQEYQRNRAFFDARRQAGDGVWIYTCLIPGGPWLNRLLDQERLRPVLLGWSLEASDLDGFLHWGLNHYRPGVDPFEQSVVPHGDGPPNFLPAGDSHVLYPGPDGPLSGQRFEAHRIGLEDAALLRMLKMHHPQRAAELVQAVFRGFDDYERDVTAYRATRRHLLTALDSKEPADTGVLLFNGRDLAGWTAYFPDGTKMEDVWRVEDGILICKGQPAGYLRTKEQFTNFRLTLQWRWNPATQQAGNSGVLLRVIGEEKVWPRCVEAQLQHGNAGDFWNIGDFPMQTEPDRTQGRNTRKLVAAERPVGEWNEYDILVDGGRIALRINGQLVNEASDVLEVPGWIGLQSEGTEIHFREIRIQR is encoded by the coding sequence TTGGAAGGCGGCCACCTGGCTCACCGACACGGTGGCAACTGGGATTCTCCTCGGCTCGACTTCTTTCTGACCGGCAGTGATGTAACCAGCGACGCCGGGCGCGCCGAACTCGCCGACTTCCTCGTCGCGCTCCGGAGCACCCTCGCGGAACTCAACCCACCACCGTCTGTTCGCTACCTCCAGCACCTTACGGACGAACCCACCGACACCAACGCCACAAGTTACAAGGCCCTGGCGGAGCAAGTGCGAACCCACATGCCGGGTGTACGGATCTTCGAAGCCACCATGTCGCTCGCTTTGGTCGGCGCGGTGGACGTCTGGTGCCCGCAGGTTCAGGAGTACCAGCGCAACCGTGCGTTCTTCGACGCCCGCAGGCAGGCCGGTGATGGCGTGTGGATCTACACCTGCCTGATTCCCGGTGGTCCGTGGCTCAACCGCCTCCTTGACCAGGAGCGGTTGCGGCCTGTGCTGCTCGGCTGGTCGCTGGAGGCGAGCGACCTCGACGGCTTCCTGCACTGGGGCCTGAATCACTACCGCCCCGGCGTCGACCCCTTCGAACAGAGCGTCGTGCCGCATGGCGATGGTCCGCCGAACTTCCTGCCGGCCGGTGACTCGCATGTCCTTTACCCTGGACCGGACGGCCCGCTCTCCGGTCAACGCTTTGAAGCTCATCGCATCGGTCTGGAGGACGCCGCCCTGCTGCGTATGCTGAAAATGCATCACCCGCAACGCGCGGCCGAACTCGTCCAGGCCGTCTTCCGCGGCTTCGACGACTACGAGCGCGACGTCACCGCGTACCGCGCAACCCGGCGGCACCTGCTCACCGCGCTGGACTCCAAGGAGCCGGCCGACACCGGCGTGCTGTTGTTCAATGGGCGCGACCTGGCCGGCTGGACAGCTTACTTCCCCGATGGCACGAAAATGGAAGACGTTTGGCGCGTCGAAGACGGCATCCTCATTTGCAAGGGACAGCCGGCCGGCTATCTCCGTACGAAAGAGCAGTTTACAAACTTCCGCCTGACACTGCAGTGGCGCTGGAATCCGGCGACCCAGCAGGCCGGCAACAGCGGCGTGCTGCTGCGCGTCATCGGCGAGGAGAAGGTCTGGCCGCGCTGTGTCGAGGCCCAGCTTCAGCACGGCAACGCCGGGGACTTCTGGAACATCGGCGATTTCCCGATGCAAACCGAGCCCGACCGCACGCAGGGCCGCAACACGCGGAAGCTGGTCGCAGCCGAACGGCCGGTCGGCGAGTGGAACGAGTACGACATCCTCGTGGACGGTGGGCGCATCGCTCTGAGAATCAATGGGCAACTGGTCAACGAGGCCAGCGACGTGCTCGAGGTCCCGGGCTGGATCGGACTCCAGTCGGAGGGCACGGAGATCCACTTCCGGGAGATCCGCATCCAACGGTGA
- a CDS encoding YkgJ family cysteine cluster protein has product MPGILCEHCTAACCNYIALPIDEPETHAEFEDLRWFLIHEHVSVFVEDGSWFIAFQTRCRHLRDDHLCGIYDTRPQICRDYSTENCDYHSGDYGWEQHFTAPEHLDSYIRTHGPQDARKGAAARAKLNGHSTARNARPGAHRKSGDRQVENGDESGPQRRRGRKVPRRLLMPPAQFAPNTQTDRRGVPLPVLPSREG; this is encoded by the coding sequence ATGCCCGGGATTCTGTGCGAGCACTGCACGGCCGCGTGCTGTAACTACATCGCGTTGCCGATTGACGAACCCGAAACCCACGCGGAGTTCGAGGATCTGCGCTGGTTCCTGATTCACGAGCACGTCAGTGTCTTCGTCGAGGACGGTTCCTGGTTCATTGCATTTCAGACCCGCTGCCGACACCTGCGCGACGATCACCTCTGCGGCATCTACGATACGCGACCACAAATCTGCCGGGACTACTCAACCGAGAACTGCGACTATCACTCGGGAGATTACGGCTGGGAGCAGCACTTCACGGCACCGGAGCACCTCGACTCGTACATTCGCACCCACGGTCCGCAGGACGCGCGCAAGGGGGCCGCGGCGCGCGCGAAGCTCAATGGCCACAGCACCGCCCGCAATGCAAGGCCGGGCGCACACCGGAAGTCCGGCGACCGGCAGGTCGAGAACGGTGACGAGTCCGGCCCGCAGCGACGCCGCGGACGAAAAGTTCCACGGCGACTGCTCATGCCCCCGGCACAGTTCGCGCCCAACACACAGACCGACCGCCGCGGAGTGCCCCTGCCGGTACTACCGTCGCGCGAAGGATAG
- a CDS encoding Gfo/Idh/MocA family oxidoreductase, with product MNPGSTPAASPLSRRDFLRTSMAAAAATVAGGCASSATSRTDRAATTAPRAAVIHVDPKPLPLRVGLIGCGGRGTGAALDCVMAAPDITVVAMGDLFADRLASSRSYLAEKLGPAFVATDETCFIGFDAYRGVLAADIDLVLLATPPHFRPLHLAAAIEAGKHVFMEKPVAVDPVGVRKVLAAAARAEERGLAIVAGTQRRHQPSYVETLQRIHAGAIGELVAGQCYWNQGGLWNFARQPEWSDMEWQCRNWLYFTWLSGDHIVEQHMHNLDVMNWAMGGPPVKALGTGGRQCRTSPEYGNVYDHFAVEYEYANGARVLSMCRQIDGTSTRVSERLVGTAGTADPSGEIFGPRAYRFEDADPPVNPYVQEHADLIASIRRGAPLNEGRQVAESTLTAILGRMSAYTGRELSWEWVLNSSQLDLTPPHYEFAELPVEEIAHPGQTKLL from the coding sequence ATGAATCCCGGATCGACACCCGCGGCGAGTCCGCTCTCGCGGCGAGATTTCCTGCGCACTTCGATGGCGGCTGCGGCTGCCACCGTTGCCGGCGGCTGCGCATCATCGGCGACTTCCCGTACCGACCGTGCCGCCACCACCGCGCCCCGGGCGGCCGTGATCCATGTTGATCCGAAGCCGCTGCCGCTGCGCGTCGGGTTGATCGGCTGTGGTGGACGTGGTACCGGGGCCGCGCTCGATTGTGTCATGGCTGCGCCAGACATCACCGTTGTGGCCATGGGTGATCTCTTCGCCGACCGACTGGCTTCCAGTCGCAGCTACCTGGCGGAGAAGCTCGGTCCGGCTTTTGTCGCGACGGACGAAACTTGCTTTATCGGTTTCGACGCTTACCGCGGGGTGCTTGCGGCCGACATCGATCTCGTGCTGCTTGCAACGCCGCCACACTTTCGCCCGTTGCACCTCGCGGCCGCCATTGAAGCGGGTAAACACGTCTTCATGGAAAAGCCGGTGGCGGTGGATCCGGTCGGGGTGCGGAAGGTCCTTGCGGCAGCGGCTCGGGCGGAGGAGCGCGGTTTGGCGATCGTCGCGGGGACACAACGGCGCCACCAGCCAAGCTATGTCGAAACGCTGCAGCGCATCCACGCCGGGGCGATCGGCGAACTCGTTGCGGGGCAGTGCTACTGGAACCAGGGCGGCCTGTGGAATTTCGCGCGCCAGCCCGAATGGAGCGACATGGAGTGGCAGTGCCGCAACTGGCTGTACTTCACGTGGCTCTCGGGGGATCACATCGTCGAACAGCACATGCACAATCTCGACGTTATGAACTGGGCTATGGGCGGCCCGCCGGTCAAGGCACTCGGAACTGGTGGCCGGCAGTGTCGCACCTCCCCGGAGTATGGCAATGTCTATGACCACTTCGCCGTCGAGTACGAATACGCCAACGGCGCCCGCGTGCTGAGCATGTGCCGCCAGATCGACGGCACGTCCACGCGCGTTTCGGAGCGCCTGGTTGGTACTGCTGGCACGGCGGATCCGAGTGGCGAGATCTTCGGTCCGCGGGCATATCGCTTCGAGGACGCTGACCCACCTGTGAATCCCTACGTGCAGGAGCACGCCGACCTCATCGCGAGCATCCGTCGCGGCGCTCCGCTCAACGAGGGCCGTCAGGTAGCTGAAAGTACCCTCACGGCCATTCTTGGCCGTATGTCGGCCTACACCGGTCGCGAGCTGAGCTGGGAATGGGTGCTGAACAGCTCGCAGCTCGATCTTACGCCGCCGCACTACGAGTTCGCTGAACTGCCGGTCGAGGAGATTGCCCACCCCGGCCAGACGAAGTTGTTGTAG
- a CDS encoding TIM barrel protein, protein MDRRTFLALGAAGLAAVSEQVVPALAAGPVAPDEPEGAPPTPFKLKYAPHFGMFTEHAGDDLLDQLRFMADEGFLALEDNGLLGRPVELQERIGAELSRLNMTMGVFVAYAEWSQPTMVKADADIRQMLITQMRTAVAAAQCVGARWCTVVPGPYDARQAFEYQTANLVDHLKACAEVCAPAGLTMVLEPLNPRDHPGLFLTRIPQAYAICRAVGSAACKILDDLYHQQVTEGNLIPNIDRAWDEIAYFQVGDNPGRKEPTTGEINYRNIFRHLHRKEFAGVVGMEHGKSGGGRAGERAVITAYRQCDAFDE, encoded by the coding sequence ATGGATCGACGCACATTTCTGGCGCTGGGGGCTGCGGGGCTGGCGGCCGTATCAGAGCAGGTCGTGCCAGCGCTGGCCGCGGGACCCGTGGCGCCCGACGAACCCGAGGGCGCGCCGCCAACTCCGTTCAAGCTGAAGTATGCACCACACTTCGGCATGTTTACGGAGCATGCCGGCGATGATCTGCTCGACCAACTCCGCTTCATGGCCGACGAGGGTTTTCTGGCCCTGGAGGATAACGGGCTACTCGGACGTCCGGTCGAGCTTCAGGAGCGTATTGGCGCGGAACTATCCCGGTTGAACATGACGATGGGAGTCTTCGTGGCCTACGCAGAGTGGAGCCAGCCGACGATGGTGAAGGCCGACGCCGACATCCGCCAGATGCTCATCACCCAGATGCGCACCGCCGTAGCGGCAGCGCAATGTGTGGGCGCCCGCTGGTGTACCGTCGTCCCCGGACCGTACGACGCTCGACAGGCGTTTGAATACCAAACTGCGAATCTGGTGGACCATCTCAAGGCGTGTGCGGAGGTGTGCGCGCCGGCCGGTCTCACCATGGTGTTGGAGCCGCTCAACCCGCGCGATCATCCGGGGTTGTTCCTCACGCGAATCCCGCAGGCCTACGCGATCTGCCGCGCCGTCGGCAGTGCCGCCTGCAAGATCCTCGACGACCTTTACCACCAGCAGGTCACCGAGGGGAATCTCATCCCCAATATCGACCGCGCCTGGGACGAAATCGCCTACTTCCAGGTCGGTGATAACCCCGGCCGCAAGGAGCCCACTACCGGCGAAATCAACTACCGCAACATCTTCCGACACCTGCACCGCAAGGAGTTCGCCGGTGTCGTCGGCATGGAACATGGCAAGTCCGGCGGTGGCCGCGCGGGTGAACGGGCGGTAATCACGGCCTACCGACAGTGTGATGCGTTCGATGAGTGA
- a CDS encoding S9 family peptidase — protein MRRRVLVLSVCLLAWGWSAVAETPLIPRSVLFGNPDRASVRLSPDGKQLSYLAPLDGVLNVWVAPVDDLAAARAITRDKGRGIRAYFWAYTNQHVVYLQDRDGDENWRIYVVDLRSNEVCDLTPESGVQARIQEVSPKHPEAILIGLNDRVPQLHDLYRVNLSTGARELVEKNEAGYVGYLTDDDYSVRFAIGMTPDGGSEFFQRGTDGWSSFAQISQADSMTTNPVGLNATGDVLYMIDSRGRDTAALMAVQLADGSARLIAQDPRADVSDVMIHPTRKEIEAVAVEYERREWQILDAGINADVEVLARVADGEFDVVSRTLDDRQWLVAYELDNGPVRYYHYDRGTQKARFLFTNRAALEGLPLVQMHPVVIPARDGLKLVSYLTLPAGSAAEGTTRPQQPVPLVLFVHGGPWARDSWGYNPYHQWFANRGYATLSVNFRGSTGFGKNFVNAGDLEWGRKMHDDLIDAVEWAVREGIAPADRIAIMGGSYGGYAALAGLTLTPDRFACGVSIVGPSNLHTLIESVPPYWKPLLDMFMSRVGDPRTEEGRKLLSERSPLTHVEKIARPLLIGQGANDPRVKQAESDQIVQAMEAKNIPVTYVLFPDEGHGFARPENRLAFNAVAEAFLAEHLGGRFEPIGDAFAGSSVQIPSGAGGVPGLRAALEAFRTEDK, from the coding sequence ATGCGTCGTAGAGTGCTTGTGCTATCGGTGTGCCTTCTCGCGTGGGGTTGGAGTGCGGTGGCCGAAACACCGCTGATTCCGCGGTCTGTCCTGTTCGGTAATCCCGATCGTGCCAGTGTACGACTGAGCCCGGACGGAAAGCAGCTATCCTATCTCGCGCCGCTGGACGGGGTGTTGAACGTGTGGGTCGCGCCTGTGGACGACCTTGCGGCCGCACGGGCCATCACGCGCGACAAGGGCCGCGGCATACGGGCGTACTTCTGGGCGTACACGAACCAGCACGTGGTGTACCTCCAGGATCGCGATGGTGACGAGAACTGGCGGATCTACGTGGTGGACCTCCGCAGCAACGAGGTGTGTGACCTCACTCCTGAAAGCGGCGTGCAGGCCCGGATCCAGGAAGTTTCGCCGAAACACCCGGAGGCGATTCTAATCGGGCTGAACGATCGGGTCCCACAACTGCACGATCTCTATCGCGTCAACCTCAGCACCGGGGCGCGGGAACTGGTCGAGAAGAACGAAGCCGGCTACGTGGGCTACCTCACGGACGACGACTACTCCGTGCGTTTCGCCATTGGCATGACGCCCGACGGTGGCAGCGAGTTCTTTCAGCGGGGTACTGACGGTTGGTCCTCTTTCGCGCAGATCAGCCAGGCCGACAGCATGACGACGAACCCCGTCGGCCTCAACGCAACCGGTGATGTGCTTTACATGATCGACAGCCGGGGACGGGACACTGCGGCGCTCATGGCGGTGCAACTGGCGGACGGCAGCGCGCGTCTCATCGCCCAGGATCCGCGGGCTGACGTAAGTGACGTGATGATCCACCCGACGCGTAAAGAGATCGAAGCGGTCGCCGTGGAGTACGAGCGGCGCGAGTGGCAGATTCTCGACGCGGGGATCAATGCTGACGTTGAAGTGCTGGCCCGGGTGGCTGATGGCGAATTCGACGTCGTCAGCCGCACACTCGACGATCGGCAGTGGCTCGTGGCCTACGAGCTCGACAACGGCCCGGTGCGGTACTACCACTACGACCGCGGCACGCAGAAGGCCCGCTTCCTCTTCACGAACCGTGCGGCCCTGGAAGGGTTGCCGCTTGTACAGATGCACCCGGTGGTCATTCCCGCGCGCGATGGCCTGAAACTGGTCAGTTACCTCACCTTGCCGGCGGGCAGCGCGGCCGAAGGCACGACCCGCCCGCAGCAGCCCGTGCCGCTGGTGCTCTTCGTGCATGGGGGGCCTTGGGCCCGTGACTCCTGGGGTTACAACCCATACCACCAGTGGTTCGCCAATCGCGGCTACGCGACGCTGTCTGTGAACTTCCGAGGCTCCACGGGCTTTGGCAAGAATTTCGTCAACGCCGGCGACCTCGAGTGGGGCCGGAAGATGCACGACGACCTGATCGACGCGGTGGAGTGGGCGGTGCGGGAGGGCATCGCGCCGGCTGACAGGATCGCGATCATGGGCGGCAGCTACGGGGGCTATGCGGCCCTCGCCGGCCTGACTCTCACCCCGGACCGCTTTGCCTGTGGCGTCAGCATTGTCGGCCCATCCAACCTGCACACGCTGATCGAGTCGGTCCCGCCGTACTGGAAGCCACTGCTTGACATGTTCATGAGCCGTGTGGGCGACCCACGCACCGAGGAAGGGCGCAAGCTGCTGTCCGAGCGTTCCCCGCTTACGCATGTGGAGAAGATTGCGCGCCCGCTGCTCATCGGGCAGGGTGCGAATGATCCGCGTGTCAAGCAGGCCGAGTCCGACCAAATCGTGCAGGCGATGGAAGCGAAGAACATCCCGGTGACCTATGTGCTCTTCCCCGACGAAGGCCACGGCTTCGCCCGCCCCGAGAACCGGCTGGCATTCAACGCGGTAGCTGAGGCCTTCCTGGCCGAGCACCTCGGAGGCCGTTTTGAGCCGATCGGTGACGCCTTCGCCGGCTCGAGCGTCCAGATTCCCAGTGGTGCCGGCGGTGTGCCAGGGCTCCGCGCGGCGCTCGAAGCGTTCCGTACCGAGGACAAGTAG